The Numida meleagris isolate 19003 breed g44 Domestic line unplaced genomic scaffold, NumMel1.0 unplaced_Scaffold2585, whole genome shotgun sequence region GCGCTCTGGAAGCGCAGGTCGGTCTTGAAGTCCTGGGCGATCTCTCGCACCAGGCGCTGGAAGGGCAGTTTACGGATCAGCAGCTCCGTCGATTTCTGGTACCGCCGGATCTCCCTCAGCGCCACCGTACCGGGCCTGGAATGAACCGCACGGAAATGGGGGAAACCGCCCCAAAAATCCCCAatcccaacccccccccccacgtCCTGAGGCGGGGGGGGAGCGGCTCCATCAGCAATACAGGGCTCGTATCACCCTCCTGTTCTAACCCCGACCCCAAAATGCTCCCCCTACCCGGCCTGGGCCCACACGGGGCCCTTCAGCCCCCGCCCCCCGGCTCGGTACCGGTATCGGTGCGGCTTTTTGACGCCGCCGGTGGACGGAGCGCTCTTCCGGGCCGCCTTGGTGGCCAGCTGCTTGCGCGGCGCCTT contains the following coding sequences:
- the LOC110390975 gene encoding histone H3.3-like, with the protein product MARTKQTARKSTGGKAPRKQLATKAARKSAPSTGGVKKPHRYRPGTVALREIRRYQKSTELLIRKLPFQRLVREIAQDFKTDLRFQ